In Deltaproteobacteria bacterium, a single genomic region encodes these proteins:
- a CDS encoding ABC transporter substrate-binding protein, giving the protein MLCKLAVDLLHRWSKEFAMTKNTFAFPSSFKQVKNPPRQLPPLNKAGEGGFQAEYRSKSPSLPLFQRGKPDGCKRISVPTFWPRRFMQLILFSFFLSLSSVASAQEKVIVGHSARAALSIGPLLYGIERGFYRDEGIDLVYVSLRADLGIKALLSGDIDYSYSTGTIIRGALLGLPVRNLSFDFARVLHALMSRPEIPNAAALRGKRVGVSSFGATGDLAARVGLRSLGLDPEKDVTIITLGPDTLRHAALMAGTVQATHMPVPLNIQLKKDGYHELVYAGKILQRPLTGLATSLEKIHKNPGQVQRMVRAFLRSTRTLKTERAGFISFAQRKYGYSKEVMEEAYKYLVDALAQDGFVDDASLNAAIDEAKTLSKITKLVTQSDVVDYSFLRAAVKGKQ; this is encoded by the coding sequence ATGCTTTGCAAGCTTGCGGTGGACTTGTTACACAGGTGGTCCAAGGAATTCGCAATGACGAAAAATACTTTTGCTTTCCCCAGTTCATTCAAACAAGTGAAAAATCCGCCTCGGCAATTGCCCCCTTTAAACAAGGCGGGCGAGGGGGGATTTCAAGCTGAGTACAGGAGCAAATCCCCCTCGCTCCCCCTTTTTCAAAGGGGGAAGCCGGATGGTTGCAAAAGAATTTCTGTGCCGACCTTCTGGCCCCGACGGTTTATGCAGTTAATTTTATTTTCATTCTTCCTGAGTTTGAGCAGCGTGGCCAGCGCCCAAGAAAAAGTCATCGTCGGCCACTCGGCGCGCGCCGCGCTTTCCATCGGGCCTTTGCTGTACGGCATCGAGCGCGGTTTTTACCGCGACGAAGGCATCGATCTGGTCTACGTTTCGTTGCGCGCCGATCTCGGCATCAAGGCGTTGCTCTCGGGCGATATCGACTACAGCTACAGCACCGGCACGATCATTCGCGGCGCCCTGCTCGGTTTGCCGGTGCGCAACCTTAGTTTTGATTTCGCGCGGGTGCTGCACGCGTTGATGTCGCGCCCGGAGATTCCCAACGCCGCGGCGCTACGCGGCAAACGCGTCGGCGTCAGTTCGTTTGGCGCCACCGGCGATCTCGCAGCCCGCGTCGGCCTGCGCTCCCTCGGTCTCGATCCGGAAAAAGATGTGACCATCATCACCCTCGGACCGGACACCCTGCGCCACGCCGCGCTCATGGCCGGCACGGTACAGGCGACCCATATGCCGGTACCGCTCAACATCCAACTGAAAAAAGACGGCTATCATGAATTGGTCTACGCCGGGAAAATACTCCAGCGTCCGCTTACCGGTCTGGCCACCAGCCTGGAAAAAATTCACAAAAATCCCGGCCAAGTCCAGCGCATGGTGCGCGCCTTCCTGCGCTCCACGCGGACATTGAAAACCGAACGAGCCGGCTTCATTTCATTTGCCCAGAGAAAATATGGCTACTCGAAGGAAGTGATGGAAGAAGCTTATAAATACTTGGTCGACGCCCTGGCCCAAGACGGCTTCGTCGACGACGCCTCGCTCAATGCCGCCATCGATGAAGCTAAAACTTTATCGAAGATCACCAAGCTGGTAACGCAGTCCGACGTGGTCGATTACAGCTTTCTGCGCGCCGCGGTGAAAGGCAAACAGTGA
- a CDS encoding UbiD family decarboxylase — protein MGYKDVREWIEQVQQMGELKVVEGADWNLEIGALSVLASKHKENSPALLFDKIKDYPAGYRILVGFFESLKRSALTTNLPLDIDREGFIKAWRERLAKPESIPPVTVSSGPILENVFSGDDIDLFKFPVPRWHERDGGRYIGTGHVVITRDPEEDWVNVGCYRVMVHDRNTMGMNISPGKHGRLHRQKYFDKGKPCPVVCCFGVDPLLHMIATRPEPYGRSEFDAVGGLKGEAVEVIRGEVTGLPIPAYAEIAIEGEFLPDQGREEGPFSEWTGYYASGEKMEPLVKVHRLYHRNDPIITASPEYRPTARAEHCYELLRAAYIRDQVEKAGVPDVTAVASYFRRFMTVLAIRQRYPGHSRQAGMIASQCQGAAYLGRYVIVVDDDIDVYDIDDVLWAMCSRSDPVDSAEIIRRCWSGPLDPIIPRELKGLSSRMIIDACRPFEWRDKFPPAAQISPARQQAVMEKWRKELFS, from the coding sequence ATGGGTTATAAAGATGTCAGAGAGTGGATCGAGCAAGTTCAGCAGATGGGCGAACTCAAAGTGGTCGAAGGGGCTGATTGGAATTTAGAAATCGGCGCCTTGTCGGTGCTCGCTTCGAAGCATAAAGAGAATAGCCCGGCATTGCTTTTCGACAAGATCAAAGACTACCCGGCGGGCTACCGCATTCTTGTCGGCTTCTTCGAGAGTTTGAAGCGCTCCGCTCTCACCACCAATCTACCGTTGGACATCGACCGCGAAGGATTTATCAAAGCTTGGCGCGAGCGCTTAGCCAAGCCTGAGTCGATTCCCCCCGTGACGGTTTCTTCTGGGCCGATCTTGGAAAATGTTTTTTCCGGCGACGATATCGATCTATTTAAATTCCCCGTGCCGCGCTGGCATGAACGCGACGGCGGCCGCTACATCGGCACCGGCCACGTGGTCATTACGCGCGACCCGGAAGAAGATTGGGTGAACGTCGGCTGCTACCGCGTCATGGTACACGATCGTAACACCATGGGTATGAACATCTCGCCGGGAAAACACGGCCGGCTGCATCGGCAAAAATATTTCGACAAAGGAAAACCCTGCCCTGTGGTGTGTTGTTTCGGCGTCGATCCGCTGCTGCACATGATCGCGACCCGGCCTGAGCCCTACGGCCGCAGTGAATTCGACGCAGTGGGCGGACTCAAGGGCGAGGCGGTGGAAGTTATTCGCGGCGAAGTCACCGGCTTGCCGATTCCCGCCTACGCCGAGATCGCCATCGAAGGCGAGTTTTTGCCGGATCAAGGGAGAGAGGAAGGGCCCTTTAGCGAGTGGACCGGCTATTACGCCAGCGGCGAAAAGATGGAGCCGTTGGTAAAAGTGCACCGGCTCTATCATCGCAACGATCCGATCATCACCGCGTCGCCGGAATATCGGCCGACGGCGCGCGCCGAGCATTGTTATGAATTGTTACGCGCGGCTTACATTCGCGATCAGGTGGAAAAGGCCGGCGTGCCGGACGTCACCGCGGTGGCAAGTTATTTTCGCCGCTTCATGACCGTGTTGGCGATTCGCCAGCGCTATCCCGGCCACTCGCGCCAAGCGGGAATGATCGCCAGCCAATGCCAGGGCGCGGCCTACTTGGGGCGCTACGTCATCGTCGTCGACGACGATATCGATGTTTACGATATCGACGATGTGCTGTGGGCGATGTGCAGCCGCTCCGATCCGGTGGATTCCGCGGAAATTATCCGGCGCTGTTGGAGCGGGCCTCTCGATCCGATTATTCCGCGCGAGCTCAAAGGCTTGAGCTCGCGCATGATCATCGACGCCTGCCGGCCCTTCGAATGGCGCGACAAGTTTCCACCCGCCGCCCAAATCAGTCCAGCGCGCCAACAGGCGGTGATGGAAAAGTGGCGCAAAGAATTGTTTAGTTAG
- a CDS encoding ABC transporter substrate-binding protein — protein MNTNATHYGKLTTRALILFVLTLISVGSVRSQELKKVRMGYPAFSITFLTFFVAKDAGIFKKHGLDVDLIQLAGAVQTSALVTGEIDYLTGITGPLVGAARGLPFKGIMVTHDRTLFWLIGNPEIRRAEDLVGKTVAVDRLATLQDIVARDLIKRKGVNPDLVTYIQTGSVSNSVQALSQGSVAAAVLSLPHNVVMTQKGYRDIASGPEFNLRSASGGIATHEAKLKKDPAGVKAVIRATFEAMDFNRREKTWMVNYIANKWKISTKVAEESYKSWLNGFTTDGKIPIKDLQEIYDQAYASKLIPTPVPAAQVMDYSLTDEVFREKK, from the coding sequence ATGAATACTAACGCAACCCATTACGGCAAGCTCACAACCCGCGCGCTTATTTTATTCGTCCTAACGCTAATATCCGTCGGATCCGTCAGATCCCAGGAACTAAAAAAAGTTCGCATGGGCTATCCCGCGTTTAGCATCACGTTTCTTACTTTCTTCGTCGCCAAAGATGCCGGCATTTTCAAAAAGCATGGACTCGACGTCGACCTGATACAGCTCGCCGGCGCGGTGCAAACCTCGGCATTGGTCACCGGCGAAATCGATTATCTCACCGGTATCACTGGGCCGCTGGTCGGCGCCGCGCGCGGCTTGCCATTCAAAGGCATCATGGTCACCCACGACCGCACGCTGTTCTGGTTGATCGGCAATCCGGAGATTCGCCGCGCTGAAGATCTTGTCGGCAAAACAGTGGCGGTCGATCGCTTAGCGACGCTGCAAGACATCGTCGCCCGCGACTTGATCAAACGTAAAGGCGTCAATCCCGATCTGGTCACCTACATTCAAACCGGCTCGGTATCGAACAGCGTGCAGGCGCTCAGCCAAGGCAGCGTCGCCGCCGCCGTGCTGTCGCTTCCACACAACGTCGTCATGACACAGAAAGGCTATCGCGATATCGCCTCGGGACCGGAATTCAACCTACGTTCCGCCTCCGGCGGCATCGCTACCCATGAAGCGAAACTGAAAAAAGACCCAGCCGGCGTCAAAGCGGTGATTCGCGCCACCTTCGAGGCGATGGATTTTAACCGGCGGGAAAAAACCTGGATGGTGAACTATATCGCCAATAAATGGAAAATCTCCACCAAGGTCGCCGAAGAGTCATACAAGTCTTGGCTCAACGGTTTCACCACCGACGGCAAGATACCGATCAAGGATTTGCAAGAAATTTACGATCAAGCCTATGCGTCCAAACTGATACCCACGCCCGTGCCCGCTGCGCAAGTGATGGATTACTCACTCACCGACGAAGTTTTCCGCGAGAAAAAATAA